From Aspergillus chevalieri M1 DNA, chromosome 4, nearly complete sequence, a single genomic window includes:
- a CDS encoding uncharacterized protein (COG:S;~EggNog:ENOG410PSPG;~TransMembrane:2 (i163-185o255-288i)) — protein MRQPEMAHSPAYYHDNGQLMTTFLHDPRAPDITTTPAPAPPSPPAPAATAHRLSGVSSVQEGPYHSYRHHYPHHSLAGSMGSQLEPPAPVSSHPESGSVVTRESNSSKRKERARGSLSERSSYMSGERPSRTPKRPVYDDVPVPDDNQDALVMLFRLSIPVPIVAFATSLYTVFGLLFAILVSPLRLCPPTAYLKETSFRAQICDLLAPALHVHERLVGLKPSARRSSSQWVYDDDPDTSTSSPPPEDRSQTYSVGGLITVLLLSSFLSLALLLTVWIAASFWVFAMVLGNPDGTERKDDGRAAVLGVCRWWQIWLGKARRKSR, from the exons ATGCGACAGCCAGAAATGGCCCACTCGCCGGCCTATTACCACGACAATGGTCAGCTCATGACGACCTTTCTCCACGATCCCCGGGCTCCGGATATCACCACCacacctgctcctgctcctccttctcctcccgcTCCAGCCGCTACCGCACATCGATTATCGGGAGTCTCGTCCGTTCAAGAGGGCCCCTACCATTCATACCGTCATCATTACCCCCATCATTCGTTGGCTGGGTCCATGGGTTCGCAGCTGGAACCACCGGCTCCGGTGTCATCTCATCCGGAGAGTGGTTCGGTAGTCACTCGCGAGTCGAATAGTTCCAAGCGGAAAGAACGTGCTCGGGGGAGTCTGTCGGAGCGTTCGTCGTATATGTCCGGGGAGCGTCCATCGCGTACCCCCAAGCGACCCGTTTACGACGATGTGCCTGTTCCGGATGACAATCAGGATGCTTTGGTCATGCTG TTTCGTTTGTCCATCCCCGTGCCGATCGTCGCGTTCGCAACCTCCTTGTATACCGTCTTTGGACTCCTTTTCGCGATACTCGTTTCTCCGCTTCGCCTCTGCCCTCCTACCGCATACCTCAAAGAAACATCGTTCCGGGCACAGATTTGCGATTTGTTGGCTCCTGCATTGCATGTGCACGAACGCTTAGTCGGACTGAAACCGTCCGCTCGTCGCTCTTCCAGTCAGTGGGTCTATGACGACGACCCTGACACTTCAACTTCGTCGCCGCCGCCCGAGGACCGTAGCCAGACATATTCCGTTGGAGGATTGATCACTGTGCTTCTACTGTCGTCGTTTTTATCTCTTGCATTGCTTCTCACTGTGTGGATTGCCGCATCTTTTTGGGTATTCGCCATGGTGTTGGGCAATCCCGATGGCACAGAACGCAAAGACGACGGTCGGGCTGCGGTCCTCGGAGTCTGTCGATGGTGGCAGATATGGTTGGGCAAGGCGCGAAGGAAATCTCGCTAA